Below is a genomic region from Mesorhizobium sp. NZP2298.
CATGACGTGCGCCAAGCGCGACAGCCCTGGGAGGCGGAATCGCTGCTGGCGGGCAGGGGCATCGATGTCGTTGTCGTCGGTGACAGTCTCAGCCAGGCGGAAGGGCGGGATCTGCTCAGGCGTTATGGCGGCCAAGGCGAGGGCGGCGGGGATGGGCCCGACTTCATTCTGATCTGCCGGCCTGCCGATCTGGTCGACAAGGTGCTGGCGCTCGAACTGGGTGCGGCCGACGTTGTCGAAAGCCCGCTCAATGTCAGGGAACTCGCCGCCCGTGTCGGGGGTCTGCTGTCGCGGCGCGGCAGGGGCTCCCAGGAACTGATCGTGCTGGAGAATGCGACCGTCGATTTGAGGTCGGCCATCGTCATGCACCGCTCCGGCACGGAGGAACAGCTTTCGCCCGGTCAGGTGGCGCTGCTCAGGCTGTTCCTGGCGAGCCCCCGCAAAGTGCTGACGCGTGACGACATCATCGCCGCGGCACCGGCCGAGAATGCCGACGCCTTCGATCGCTCGATCGATTCGCGCATCGTGCGGCTGCGCCGCAAGCTCGACACCGAGACCATCACCACCATACGCGGCGCCGGTTACCGGTTCGATCCGCCGCAGCAATTCGCGGACTGATGGCAGGGTGCCCGGAAGGTCTTTCTGGCTGAGCATCGGATTCCCCCCCCTCGCACCGATGCTCCCGAAGCTCAGCGTACCACCAGCAGCGACGGCCCCGATGGCATATCGTTGCTCATGACGAGTTCATTGGCCTGGGCACGATCCCTCAGGAGGACGGTGGCAAGGGCGGCAAAGCCGAGCAGGCCCTGTGCATAAAGCAATGCGGAAAGCACCGAGGCCGCGAATTTCGTTTTCATCGTTCCAACTCCCCAGAAATGCCAATTCTTCAAAAATCAATGTGACGCGGGTCGCTTCAGGAAACTCCCGAAGTGCCCGCGCCGCCCACGGAGCCCCCCGTCGCGGCGCGGGCCTTCGGTCCTCTCGGCAGCAAGATGCCGGAGGGGCCGCGCAATGCCAGCAACCGAAGGCCAACCCGCCAGAGGGCCTTGAGCCGGGCGATGCGCAGGCTGGACACAATCCAGACCGTGGCGGAAAACAGGGCGGCGTGCAGTGGAGAGATCTCGTTCGAACTCATCGCCGCCAACCTTGCCACGGAACCGCCGGCAACCGTGCCGACACCGCCGATGACCGCCGCCGCGATGCTGATCCTGAAAAGCCAGGACCGCGTGTTCGTTTTCGTTCCCCTGGTCGTTGCCGTCTGCTTTCGTTACGTCAACTTTGCTTCCGGCCCGTATCCGGATCATGCCGCCGGACCCGAGTTTTGTTGCAGATTGGTTTCGAGATAGGCCACAGGCCTTTCATATAAGGTGATGCGAACTTTCGTTTCGAGGGAAATACCTATGTGCCGCATCCCGCTCCGGTTTGCGCGAGCGAACGCAGGCGCCGCGATCGCTTAATTTGTTAACCAGAGGAAACAGATTCGAAACACAAACGAGCATTTCGCGAAATCTGTCCGAAACATGCCGCAGCGATAAGCCGCTCATCGAATTGGAGCCGGCCGGACCGGCAGAGAGAGGGGATATCATGCACACCACCATTTCCGCCAAGCTCATCAACATCACCGCCGCCGCGTTCACGGGTGCCGCGCTTCTGTTCGGCGCCGACGCAGCGCACGCCGCCAACAAGATCGTTGCGCGGGTCTCGCTTTCACAACAGATCATGGAAGTCTCGGTCGATGGCCGGCCGACCTTCGCCTGGAAGGTTTCCACCGGCGACCGGGCGCATGTGACGCCGACGGGCTCGTTCAAGCCGACGCGCATGCATGAGATGTGGTATTCGAAGAAGTACGACAACGCCCCGATGCCACACTCGGTGTTCTTCAGCGGCGGCTACGCGGTGCATGCCACCTATGCGATCAAGCGCCTCGGCCAGCCGGCCTCGCATGGCTGCGTTCGGCTGCATCCCGACAATGCGGCCGATTTCTACCAGCTTGTCGAGACCTTCGGGCCGGCCAACACCAGCATCGTCATCGTCAAGTAGTAGGCTGGGAGCGGGCCGGCGGCGGACCGCGGTGCCCGTTCAGGACTCCCGCGGGATCATTTCACGCGGTTGAGCGCAGCCAAAAAAGAGGCCGGGAATTTCCCGGCCTCTTTTTTGTTCTTCGGCTTTCTATCAATCCGGCAGCGCCGGCATCAATTTCGGATCCGGCTTTTCCGCGTGATGCGGCAAGTCCTTGCTGGCGATGAAGGTGTAGAACATGGGCACGACAAAGAGCGTGAACATGGTGCCGACCAGGATGCCGGTGAAGATGACCAGGCCCATCGAGTAGCGGGCCGCGGCACCAGCGCCGCTCGACGTGATCAGCGGCACAACGCCAAGCGCCATCGCCGCCGTCGTCATCAGGATCGGCCGCAGGCGCACCTTGGCCGAGGCGATGATGGCGTCGCGACGCCGCATGCCATGGGCCTCGCGCTGCTGGTTGGCAAACTCGACCAGCAGGATGCCGTGCTTGGTGATCAGGCCGATCAGCGTGATCAGGCCGACCTGCGTGTAGATGTTGAGCGTGCCAAGGCCCAGATTGAGCGGCACGATAGCGCCGAAAATCGACAGCGGCACCGCCATCATGATGATCAGCGGGTCGCGGAAGCTCTCAAACTGCGCCGCCAGCACCAGGTAGATGACGATGACTGCCGCGCCGAAAGCGATCAGGATCGTGTTGCCCTGTTCCTTCTCCTGCCGGGACTGGCCGGAATAGTCGATGAAGAAGGTATCGGGCAGGCTCTCCTTGGCAATGTCCTCCAGGACCTTCAAACCGTCGCCGGTGGTGACGCCGGGCAGCGGCAGCGCGGAAATCGTCGACGAATTCAGCTGGTTGAACTGCTCGATTGCCGCCGGGGAGGCATTGTTCGAAATCTTTACCACGGCTGACAGCGGCACCATCTCGCCCGTCACGCTGCGCACGAAATACTCGCCGAGCCTTTCGGGGTTGTCGCGGAATTCCTGCGGCACCTGGGGGATGATGTCGTAACTGTTGGAGTCGCGGTCGAACTGCGCCACTTCGGCGCCGCCGACCAGCAAGGTGAGCGTGCGACCGATATCGGCGATCGGCAGGTTGAGCGCCGCTGCGCGGTCGCGGTCGATGGTTACCGTCACCTGCGGCGCGTCATAGGCCATCGAATTCTGCACGACGATAAAGCGGCCGGAGGCCTGCGCCTTGTTCTTGATCTGCTCGGCCGCCTCGTACACTTCAGCGGAATCGCCGGTCGAGCGTACCACCAGGGAGATGGGCAACCCGCCGCCGGACCCCGGCAGCGTCGGCGGGGCGAAGACGAAGGCCTGGACGCCCGCCACCTTGGCGATACGAGCGGTAATGTCGGCCTGAAGCTCTTTCGAATTGCGCTTGCGCTCCGCCCAATCCTTGAAAGCAAAACCGACGAAGGCGCTGTTCGTCGTACCGCCGAAGGCAACGGCCGAGAACTGCGCCCGCGTTTCCGGAATATCCCTCACCAGACCGAGAATCTGGTTGACGTAGGTCTCGGTGTAATCGGATGTCGCATAACGCGGCGCGGTCACCAGCGAGAGCAGGAAGCCCTGATCCTCTTCCGGTGCCAGTTCGCTCGAGGTCTTGGTGAACATGAAGCCGGTCACGCCGACAAGCGCCAGCACGATGAGCAGCGTCAGCGGGCGGTAGTTCAACGAACCGGTGACGGCTCGCTCATAGACGTGCTCCACCCGCGCGAACGTGCCGTCGACAATGCGCTGGAAACGGCCTGCTTTGCCGGGCTTCAAGAGGCGTGCCGACATCATCGGGGTGATGGTGATGGCGATGATGCCCGACAGCACCACCGAGCCGGCGAGCGTCACCGCGAATTCACGGAACAGCGCGCCGGTCAGGCCGCCCGTAAAGGCCAGCGGTGCGAACACGGCAGCCAGTGTCATGGTCATGGCGACGATGGCACTGGCGATTTCGCGCATGCCGTTGAAGGCGGCCTGCATCGGCGACATGTGGTCCTCTTCCATGTGGCGGTGGATGTTCTCCACCACCACGATGGCGTCGTCGACGACAAGGCCGATCGCCAGCACCATGGCCAGCAGCGACAGAAGATTGATCGAGTAGCCGACCGCGAACAAAAGGAAACAGACGCCGATCAGCGACAGCGGGATGGTGATGATCGGCATCATCACCGAACGGAAGGAGCCAAGGAACAGGAGGATGACGACGACGACGATGGCAACCGCCTCGCCGATGGTCTTGAACACTTCGTCGATCGAGGCGCTTATCTGTCCGGTCGCGTCGTAAACGACCTCGATCGTCATGCCTTTCGGCAGCGTCTCCTGGATCTGCGGTACGAGCTTGGTCAGCGCTGCCGCGGTGGTCAGCGGATTGGCCGCCGGGGTCGGGAAGATGGCGAGGAAGGTGCCGGGCTTGCCGTTGAACGAGACCCTGGTGTCGGTGTTCTCAGCGCCGAGTTCAACGCGGGCCACGTCGCGCAGCCGCACGACATTGCCGTCGGTCGAGCGCAGCGGCAGTTCGGCGAAGGCCCCCGGCGTCTGCAGCGTCGAGCGCACGGTGATCGACGAAACGACGTACTCGTTCTGGGTGTTACCGGGGGCCGACAGGAAGTTTGAGTTGTTAATCGCCGCCAGCACTTCCGCCGCCGTCACGCCACGCGCCGCGAGCCTGACCGGATCGATCCAGACGCGCATCGAGTATTCCTGGGCGCCGAAAATCTGCACGTCGGCGACGCCTTCGACCGTCGACATGCGGGGCCTGATGACGCGCTCGATATATTCCGTCAACTGCTCCTTCGTCATGTTCGGATTCTGCATCGAGATGTACATCATCGCGAACTGCTGGCCGGTGCCCTTGACGATGACCGGATCCTTGGAGGCGTCCGGCAAGGTGCCGCGCACGCCCTGGACCTTGGACAGCACTTCGGTGAGCGCGACGTCCGGGTCGGAGCCGAGCTTCATCTGCACCGTCACGGTGCTGGAGGATGGACGGCTGGACGAGGTGACGTAGTCGATGTTCTCGGTCGAGGCGACGGCGCGCGCGATCGGGGCTGAAATGAAGCCCTGGATCAGGTCGGCGCTGGCGCCCGGATAGGCCGTCGTGATCGTGATCGCGGTTTCGTCAACCTTCGGATACTGCCGGATCGACAGGTTGAAGATGCCCTGGAAACCGAGCAGCAGGATCATGCAGGCAAGAACCGTCGACAGGACGGGCCGGCGAATGAAGAGATCGGAAAAGCTCATTGCTGGTCGGCCTGCTTGTTCGCCGATTTGGTCGGGTCGATCGTGTTGTCGACGTTGACGGACATGCCGTTGAAGAGGCGGTTCTGACCCGCGGTGACGACCTCGTCGCCAGCCTTCAGCCCTTCGACGATCTCGACCATGCCTTTATTGCGGCGGCCGGGCTTGACGAAGACCTGCGACAGGACAAGCGCGGGCTTGTCGCCTTCCGCCGCCGGTTTGGCAGGGTCGGCGGCTGCCGGGTTGGTGGCATCGGAAGCGGCCTTGTCCACTGGCTTGGCGGCATCGGCGGCAGGCTTCATGGCATCAGCCGCCGGTTTCATCG
It encodes:
- a CDS encoding efflux RND transporter permease subunit — protein: MSFSDLFIRRPVLSTVLACMILLLGFQGIFNLSIRQYPKVDETAITITTAYPGASADLIQGFISAPIARAVASTENIDYVTSSSRPSSSTVTVQMKLGSDPDVALTEVLSKVQGVRGTLPDASKDPVIVKGTGQQFAMMYISMQNPNMTKEQLTEYIERVIRPRMSTVEGVADVQIFGAQEYSMRVWIDPVRLAARGVTAAEVLAAINNSNFLSAPGNTQNEYVVSSITVRSTLQTPGAFAELPLRSTDGNVVRLRDVARVELGAENTDTRVSFNGKPGTFLAIFPTPAANPLTTAAALTKLVPQIQETLPKGMTIEVVYDATGQISASIDEVFKTIGEAVAIVVVVILLFLGSFRSVMMPIITIPLSLIGVCFLLFAVGYSINLLSLLAMVLAIGLVVDDAIVVVENIHRHMEEDHMSPMQAAFNGMREIASAIVAMTMTLAAVFAPLAFTGGLTGALFREFAVTLAGSVVLSGIIAITITPMMSARLLKPGKAGRFQRIVDGTFARVEHVYERAVTGSLNYRPLTLLIVLALVGVTGFMFTKTSSELAPEEDQGFLLSLVTAPRYATSDYTETYVNQILGLVRDIPETRAQFSAVAFGGTTNSAFVGFAFKDWAERKRNSKELQADITARIAKVAGVQAFVFAPPTLPGSGGGLPISLVVRSTGDSAEVYEAAEQIKNKAQASGRFIVVQNSMAYDAPQVTVTIDRDRAAALNLPIADIGRTLTLLVGGAEVAQFDRDSNSYDIIPQVPQEFRDNPERLGEYFVRSVTGEMVPLSAVVKISNNASPAAIEQFNQLNSSTISALPLPGVTTGDGLKVLEDIAKESLPDTFFIDYSGQSRQEKEQGNTILIAFGAAVIVIYLVLAAQFESFRDPLIIMMAVPLSIFGAIVPLNLGLGTLNIYTQVGLITLIGLITKHGILLVEFANQQREAHGMRRRDAIIASAKVRLRPILMTTAAMALGVVPLITSSGAGAAARYSMGLVIFTGILVGTMFTLFVVPMFYTFIASKDLPHHAEKPDPKLMPALPD
- a CDS encoding response regulator transcription factor — protein: MAARAVIALVSVAEVVATELADHLERRGHDVRQARQPWEAESLLAGRGIDVVVVGDSLSQAEGRDLLRRYGGQGEGGGDGPDFILICRPADLVDKVLALELGAADVVESPLNVRELAARVGGLLSRRGRGSQELIVLENATVDLRSAIVMHRSGTEEQLSPGQVALLRLFLASPRKVLTRDDIIAAAPAENADAFDRSIDSRIVRLRRKLDTETITTIRGAGYRFDPPQQFAD
- a CDS encoding L,D-transpeptidase; translation: MHTTISAKLINITAAAFTGAALLFGADAAHAANKIVARVSLSQQIMEVSVDGRPTFAWKVSTGDRAHVTPTGSFKPTRMHEMWYSKKYDNAPMPHSVFFSGGYAVHATYAIKRLGQPASHGCVRLHPDNAADFYQLVETFGPANTSIVIVK